TCTCCAGCCGGGCCACGTCCGTGGTCATGAGCGACTCCTCGCCTCCGTTTCCATCCGGGTCGTCGTCCCCCTTCTCGCGGGGAGCCTCCGCAGGGAGGCCAGGTCCGGTTCAGCGAGTAGCACCAGAACCGGTCGCCTGCGCGTATTTTGCCGCCACCGGTGTGGGGGCAGAGAACCAGACCCGCTATATCCCCTTCCAGGCCCCGGATTCCCGAAGCCGTCCCGACTCGCAAAGTCGAAGACCAGTGAGGAACGTGTCCTGCGCCGACATGGTGTTGCACGTTTCGGTAGACCGTCGTGCGGGAGACGGTGAACGGCTCAGCGAAGTCGGCGATGGTGTATTCGACGGTGCCGTGCATGGGCGGTGAGGTCTTGTTCGCCGGTGGAGCAGCGGGCGTAGCGTGATCGTTTCGCTATGAGGTGCGCGGGTTCGTTTAACCCCCGAAAACCGGATCCGGAAATTATTCGGCTGCGCCGTCGCCTAATCGGTTCTTACGATGCCGAAGTGATCACTGATTTTGAGACGAACTTGGTCCAGGCCGCCGTTGACCTCATCGACCGCTGTCAGGGCAACGACAATCATTCCGTCGCTGCGGCCGCGCTTGACTCCGCAGGACGCATTCACACCGGACTGAACGTGTACCACTTTACCAGGGGGCCTTGTGCCGAACTCGTTGTGCTCGGACAAGCAGCCGCGAGCTCAGATCAGCTTCCGCTGACTACGATCGTTGCCGCGCTCGATGGTGGCCGGGGTGTCATACCGCCTTGCGGGCGGTGCCGCCAAGTATTGTTCGACTACTTCCCCGGCATCCGTGTGATCGTCAACAGCAGGAACGGATTGACGTCGGTTCCGATCATCGACCTGCTGCCGTATGTGTTTGACGAGCGCTCGCTGGAACCTGGGGCCGGGGTGCAGAAGGTCTACTTCCACCCGGCCTACCTTGCTGCCGTCCGTGCTGGAACCAAGACCAGCACTATCCGATTCCAAGATCCTGTTCGCCTTGGTCCGGCTGAGCTCGTTTTCGAAACCGACGACGGTGACGTCACCGTCAGGGCCGAGGTGACCATCCTCGAGGAGAAGGCCATCCGCGATCTCTCGGACACTGATGCGGTCCGGGATGGATTCGCCGACCGACACGAGCTCCTCGCCACGCTCGAGCAGCACTACCCAGGGATCGCCTCAGACGCGAACGTGACCCTCGTGCACTTCGTGCACCCTGACAGTTCTGCAGACTTCTCGGAGGGCACGCCGACCTGCTCGGCGACATAGCCCGCCGCCTGCGGCGGAATCTGCTCGGCATAGCGCGGAAACCGCGCCTCGACCTCGAAGTAACGTCAGCAACAACACGAACCCGAGCAGAATCGGCCCGGTCTTGTCGCCCAGCCCGCACCGACCAGTGTCCACGACCGCACCAGCTCATCCGGCTGCCACTCACGCTGCATCGGCGAACTCTCTCGATCACTGACCACGCCCTTGATCGGAGCACCCCGCTACCTTGCGGCTCGAAACAGCTTCAGGAGTCCAGGGCCTTCCCACGTTGCGACTCAAGTTTTTAGTCACCGTGACGAAATCGTCTTGCGCTTGGGGAGCCTCGGGTTCGCGAGGCGTGTTCGGTTCCGCGCATCCCCAGGATCGGCACCAGGGTCAGCCCCAGGCTTCTGGGCGGCTCCCGCAAGGGTTTACGGCCGGGCCCTGCCACGAAACTATATCGATAATTCTCCTTATCCATAGGAATTCGACTAACCTCGTGTCGTTGGCATAGTTTCAATTTTGGAACTGGAACCTCGTGTTAGAGTTTCATAACTGAAACTCAATCGAAGGCAAATTCGCAGGTCAGGGAGATAACGAGTGTCAGACGATGTGGCCGATCGGCACGCCGACACGCCAGAGCCGACCACCGGGAGCGCTGAACTCGCCCCTCCCCCGCGTCGAGGCAGCCGGGAAGAACGGCGGGAGGACACCCTGCGCGCTTTGGCAGCCGGCGAGGACGCCCGTTGCGCCTACTGCGGCGAGGCGCTGCCGCCCCTGCCACCTCGAGGAGGCCGGCCAACCCCGTACTGCCCCGCCGATCCACAGCGCTACGGCCAGTGGGGCGCCAAGACCATCACCTGCGCGATGCTCGACGAGCACCGCGAAATCTGGGTGCGGACGTATGGGCCCGATCAGCCCATGACCCACCTCGACGTGCACACCCTCGACCAGAGGCTGACCGCGCTGTCGGCCGTGCTCGACCCGGTGCGCCACGAGGTCGCCGCCCTGCAGAGCCACACCACCGGCGAACTGGCCACCGCGCTGGAGGCCCGTGACACCGCCGAGACCGCACGCCGCCAAGCCGTGGAGGCAGCGCGAGCCGCGGAAGCGGCGCGGGAGGAGGCGATCGCCGACGCTGAGAGCGCCCGCGCCGAAGCCGACACCGCTCGCGCCGAGAAGGCCACCGCCGCAGAGCAGGCGAGTCAGGCAGCCGCCGAGCGAGATCAAGCCAACGCCGAGCGCGACCAGGCGCAACAAGAGGCCGAAGCCGCCCGTACCGACCGCCAGCACGCCCTGGACCGGGTCAGCGCCGCCCACGAGCGCATCACGGAACTACAAAGCGAACTAGCCAGTGAGCGCGCAGCCGCACTCGAGCGGCTCGATCAGTTGCGCCGCGAGGAGGACCAGACCCGCCAAACGCTGCGCACCACCCTCACCCAGGAATGCGAACAACGCCTACGCGACCAGAGCGAGGAAATCGCCCAGCAACTCCGGGACACCCACACCACCGCTGACCAGCGCATCGCGGAACTGACCGGCCAACTGACCGCATCGACGCGCAGCTACGCCGCCAGCCTGGCCCCGCTGCACGACGAACTGAGCGCGCTGCGAGGTGATCTGGCCGCACAGACAACTGCCGCGACAGCGGCCCATCGCCAACTCGGCGGCCTGCGCGATGCCCTGGCCGAAACTCTGGCCGCTACCACGGGCAACGACGAGATCCGGGAGCGGCTTCTGGCAATCCTCGATCACAGCACGGCGCAGAAGACGTCCCCCGAAGGCCCCGAGCGCGGCCGCACGCCGCAAGCCGAGCCGGTGGGACTGCAACGAAATCAGCCGAAAACCTCCGGCGACGCACGCGCCCAACCATGCGAGCCTTACGCCTCGCCGTATTCGGCGGGGTGACGATGCATGGCGACGGGACCAGATCTTCTCCGAGAACACCCGCGTGCACTGGGCCTGGGCGAGTGCGTCGAGCTGGCTCTGCAGCTCCTGGGTAGCACTGCTGCGACGGGCGTAGCCGATCCGGATCGGCCCGTCGGTGCCGCTGTCGTCCGGCTCGGCCACGGGGACCAGGTGCCCGGGCACCCAGGGTTTGCCGGGCCTGCGGTCGGCGGGGACCGCGACGGCGAGCTCGTCGCGTAGCCTGGGCACGAGCATGAACCGGGCGGTGTGGTACTTCGCCGCGACCTTGCCCGCCCGAGTCCGGCAGGGACTGCCCGCCGGCACCTGGCACTTGGGGCACGGGTGGTGACGCTCGACCGCGTTGGCGGCGGCCTGCTCGGGGGTCAGCGCTCCATCTCCGGGTTCTCGCAGAACTGATTCGCACAACCTTAAGGTTTTGAGAGATGTTGTGCGAATCGTGACCAGCGGGTTCCCGGTGCGGATCGGCCGGTTCGCGGATCTCGCACAATTGACCATTTGGGAGAGGCCTCGCTGATCAAGGACTCGCCCGATCCTCGATCACTCCTCGGCGGTCAACCACTTGCAGTGGGCCGGAGGCCAGGACTCTGGTGACGAAGTTCGCCAACTGTGCCCGCATTCTTTCCCGCGGAATGCGCTCTTCTCCGGCCAGGTGCTCGACGAGGTCGGCTCGTGTGGCGGCGAGCAGGGCGTGGGCGGTGAAGCCGCTGTCGGTCAGGCCGGGGATCTGCTCCAGTACGGCTTGGAGCAGGCCGTGCCACCGCACGTAATGCTCGGCCTGGTATGGGCTGCTGCTCCCGCTTTCCTCCAGGGCCAGCGCGAGGCGGCGGTTGTCGAGTTTGAAGCACAGGACGGCGTCGAGCAGGGCGGGTACGCGCTGGTGTGGTGGCGTGGCGGGCCCCAAGGGTGACGGGCCGGCTTCGACAGCGTCCCTGATCGGTTCGAGTCGTGCCTCGTACAGCGCACGGAGCAGCCCAGCGCGGTCACCGAAGGCCCGGAAGAGTGTGGCCTTGCCGACGCCGGCCGCTACTGCGACGTCGGCCATGGTGACGTCGTCGGGGCTCTGGCTACGTGCGAAGAGGGCGTCGGCGGCCGCGAGGACGGCCTCCCGGTTGCGGGCGGCGTCCTTGCGTGGCTTGCGCTCGGGCATGCGGTTCCTCCACTTGCAAAACGGACCCGGGGTCCGTATCGTTGAAACGGACCCCGGGTCCGGATTATATGAGATGTCTACGAGATGGAGGAACCCCATGTCCGCACCGACTTCTCCGGCGGATCTCTACCGCCACAGTCTGAGGCTGTTACTGGACAAGAACATCGCCGACTGGGTGGGCCTCTGGGACGAGGACGGCATCATGGAGTTCCCCTTCGCCCCTCCGGGCTGGCCCGAGCGGCTGGAGGGCAAGGAGACCATCGCCGCCTATATGCGTCACTACCCCGATCACATCGATCTGCACGACTTCCCTGACCTGCGGATCCACCAGACCACTGATCCGGGGACCATCGTGGTCGAGATGCGCGGCGTCGGTCGTCTCGTGGAGACCGACGCTCCCTTCGACATGACCTACATCGCTGTCGTCACGGTTCAGCACGGGCGCATCGCCTCCTACCGTGACTACTGGAACCCCCTCGCCGTCCTCGAACCCGGCACCGACTTCACCGGGAGCAGCCGATGACCACCACCGGCACCACTCTGGTCATCGGCGCCACCGGCACCACCGGCAGCCGCACCACAGCACAGCTGACGGCCGCCGGTCACCGTGTCAAAGCGGCCAGCCGTCAAGCCACCCCGTTCCCCGGAGCCGAGCCGGTCCACTTCGACTGGTACGACCCGGCCACCCACACTGCCGCCCTCGACGGCGTCGACCGCGTCTACCTCATACCGCCCGTGGGCGAGTCCGACCCGGCGGCCGTCATGCTGCCTTTCCTCCAGCGGGCCCGCACCGGGGGCGTGCATCGCGCGGTGCTGCTGAGCTCCTCGGCCATACCCGAGGGCGGCCCTGCGGTGGGAACGGTGCACCAGGCCCTGCCCGATCTGTTCGAGCAGTGGGCGGTGCTGCGGCCCTCGTGGTTCATGCAGAACTTCACCGGCACACACGCGCACGCGCACAGCATCCGTGAAGACGGCATCATCTGGACCGCGACCGATAACGGCCGGGTCGGCTTCATCGACGCCGAGGACATCGCCGCCGTCGCCGTCCACGCCCTGACCGACCGGACAGCCCCCAACACCGACCTCGTCCTCACCGGACCCGAGGCACTGAGCTACGACGACGTCGCCGCGATCGTCACCGAGGTCACCGGTCGGCCTGTGGCCCACCGCCGTCTGTCCTACGAGCAGTTGCGCGATCGCCTCACGGCGCTGGTCCCGGTGGAGTTCGCCGCCATGCTGGCCGGCATGGACCGTGCCATCGCCGAAGGGGCGGAGGACCGCGTCACTGACACCGTCCAGCGCCTCACAGGTCGGCCCCCGCGCACCTTCCGAGCCCTCGTTGAGAGGGAGACGCAATGCAGCAGTTGATGTTCCAGGACGATCGGCAGTTCTGGTTCGAGACCCTGCGCAATCTCGGCCTGGCCGTCTACGGTGGCTCGGACGTCGGTGAGGTCGTCGCAACCGCCTCCCAGGTCACCTCCGGCGACTACGACGGCTGGCACGACGCCTGGCTGTCCACCGCCAACCGTTTGGAGGTGGAAGCCCGCGCAAGCCACCCTGTCAGCGCGCGGGACGGGCTGCTGCGGGCTTCCACCTACTACCGGGCGGCCGAGTTCTTCCTGCATGGCAATCCTGACGACCCGCGCATCGACCACGCCTACCAGCGCGGTGTCGCCTGCTTCCGTGATGCCATCGCCCACATCCCGGGTATCACTCCCGTGGAGATCCCATATGAGGACACCGTGTTGCACGGCTACTTCTATCGGGCGGCGGGAGAGGGTCCGAAGCCGACGCTGATGATGCACAACGGGTTCGACGGTGCTGCCGAAGAGCTGCACTTCTTCGGCGCCGTCGGCGGACAGGAACGCGGCTACCACGTCCTGACCTTCGACGGCCCCGGGCAGCCCGCGGCCATCCACCGGAACGGTCTGACCTTTCGACCGGACTGGGAGAATGTGGTCGGCCCCGTCCTGGACTTCCTCACCCAGCACCCGGGCGTCGACCCCGCCCGCATCGCGCTGCTCGGCGTCAGTCTCGGCGGCTACCTGGCGCCTCGCGCGGCAGCCTATGAGCGGCGCCTCGCAGCTGTCATCGCCCTCGACGGTGTCTTCGACGCCGTCTCCGCCCTGACCGCACACCTCCCGCTGCCGCACGACGAGGTGGTTCGGCGCGCGGCAGCCGAGGACGACGGGGAACTGGACCGAATCATCGCCGACGCTTGTGCGCAGAGCCCGACCCTGAACTGGGCCTGCGACCATGGCCGCTACGTCACGGGGACCTCGACCGACAGGGCATTCCTGGCCGAGTACGCCCGCTACAACTTCGACGACGGAAGCGCGGAGAAGATCACCTGCCCCGTCCTGGTATGCGAAGCAGCCGCCGACCTGTTCTACTCCGCCACCGAGGAGCCCGATCCGCGCAAGCTGTACCAGCACATCACAGCACCGAAGAAGCTCCTGACCTTCACCGAGGAGGAAGGCGGCGACGCTCACTGCCACCCCGGTGCTCTTCGCTTGGCGGTGGCGCGCATCTTCGACTGGCTCGACGACACGATCTGACGCCTAGACCTTCCGCCCCTTGTTCAGGGTGCCGCCCCGGATACCCGGTCCCCTGCCTGCTGGCACGGGCAGCGTCACGACCAGTTCTAAGCGATCTCCTCCTCGTCAGGTTCGGACGGGTCGCGCAGTGGGCGTAGTCCGCCGACGAGTTCCGGGGCCAGGAACGAGTAGCGGCCGAGGACGTTGATGTGGTGGCGCACAAAGGGTGAGAGGCGGGCGGCGTCTTCGTCGCCGACCTCGTAGCCACCGGCTCGGAGCTCGGCGATCGCGGCGTCCAGATAGCGGCTGTTGAACAGCACGATCGCGTTGAGAACCAGGCCGAGGGCGCCGAGCTGGTCTTCCATGCCTTCGTAGTAGCGCTGCCGCAGTTCGCCGCGCTGGCCGTGGAAGATCCGCCGGGCCAGCGCGTGGCGGCCTTCCTGAAGGTTGGCCTGGGCTTTGATGTCGCGGCGGTAGCCGGTGTCGTCGACCAGGCGCAGCATTCTGTGGAATCTGATTTGTCAAGTTCATCCCTGTTTGCCGTGGACCACGGTAATGATCGGCAGTAGGGTCGCGGTCGCTGGAACGCCGATCTCACGTGGGGTGGCCCCGGCTGGTGTAGGAACGTCGACGAGTCGTTCCAGGAGCTGGTACAGCGCGACCTGGCCCTCGTCGACTGCCGCTCGTTCGTCGTCAGAAAGCGGGATGTTCGCCAGCATCCGCTGGAGATTGTCCTTGGCCTCCAACAACTGTCCTTTGCTTGACGCCTTCGGCGTATAGAAGTCGCAGCGCGCACAGGCCATCCGATGTGGACACTGCTCGAAGAACGTGTAGGTGCAGTAGCCGTGGCCGAGATCGCGACCAGCGCCTCGGCGAGCTCCGAGCGGGGCACCACGGCCTCGATCTCAGCCCACACCTGCGCCAGGCTCACCGACTCGACCACATCACCGGCTTCGGCGGCCTGCTCGGCCAAGTCGTCGTGCGCGCCGGTGACCTCCCACAACACCCCGAACGCGGCGACCAGTTTCGCTGACGCCTTCCCGAGTTTGGGCAGGGTGCGCAGCTTCTCCTTGGCCGACTCCCGCTCCGCACGGGCCAGCAGTTTTGAGGAGATCAGCACATCCAGCAGGTCCAGGGCGTCGTCGACCGCACGGGTTTGAAGGTAAACCACGGTGGCCAGCAGCGTCGCCAACCGCCGCGAGTCCCCATGACGACGCAAGAAGCTGGCCTTGCCCTGCACGCCGTAGCGGGACAACTCGGCCAACCGCCGCGGCGGCACCACCACCTCGGTGTCGACCTCGGCGAACCCCAGCCCCAGGATCTCCGCGGCCCGCTGCAACGCGTCGACCATCGCCGGCCCCGACACCCGCACCGGCGGCCGACGCAGCTGATCCAACCGCGAATTCCGTTGCCCCTCCGGCACCTCCAACAACCCGTCAAGGGCGGCGCGCTGCTCGTCGTCAAGCAGCTGGTGCAGCGTCTCCCACAACCGCTGACTTGCCGCCTCCCGCCGCGAGGACTCCACCAGACTCCGGTCGACGTCGTCGAGAAAG
The sequence above is a segment of the Saccharopolyspora phatthalungensis genome. Coding sequences within it:
- a CDS encoding NmrA family NAD(P)-binding protein; the protein is MTTTGTTLVIGATGTTGSRTTAQLTAAGHRVKAASRQATPFPGAEPVHFDWYDPATHTAALDGVDRVYLIPPVGESDPAAVMLPFLQRARTGGVHRAVLLSSSAIPEGGPAVGTVHQALPDLFEQWAVLRPSWFMQNFTGTHAHAHSIREDGIIWTATDNGRVGFIDAEDIAAVAVHALTDRTAPNTDLVLTGPEALSYDDVAAIVTEVTGRPVAHRRLSYEQLRDRLTALVPVEFAAMLAGMDRAIAEGAEDRVTDTVQRLTGRPPRTFRALVERETQCSS
- a CDS encoding ASCH domain-containing protein; translation: MITDFETNLVQAAVDLIDRCQGNDNHSVAAAALDSAGRIHTGLNVYHFTRGPCAELVVLGQAAASSDQLPLTTIVAALDGGRGVIPPCGRCRQVLFDYFPGIRVIVNSRNGLTSVPIIDLLPYVFDERSLEPGAGVQKVYFHPAYLAAVRAGTKTSTIRFQDPVRLGPAELVFETDDGDVTVRAEVTILEEKAIRDLSDTDAVRDGFADRHELLATLEQHYPGIASDANVTLVHFVHPDSSADFSEGTPTCSAT
- a CDS encoding alpha/beta hydrolase family protein, producing MQQLMFQDDRQFWFETLRNLGLAVYGGSDVGEVVATASQVTSGDYDGWHDAWLSTANRLEVEARASHPVSARDGLLRASTYYRAAEFFLHGNPDDPRIDHAYQRGVACFRDAIAHIPGITPVEIPYEDTVLHGYFYRAAGEGPKPTLMMHNGFDGAAEELHFFGAVGGQERGYHVLTFDGPGQPAAIHRNGLTFRPDWENVVGPVLDFLTQHPGVDPARIALLGVSLGGYLAPRAAAYERRLAAVIALDGVFDAVSALTAHLPLPHDEVVRRAAAEDDGELDRIIADACAQSPTLNWACDHGRYVTGTSTDRAFLAEYARYNFDDGSAEKITCPVLVCEAAADLFYSATEEPDPRKLYQHITAPKKLLTFTEEEGGDAHCHPGALRLAVARIFDWLDDTI
- a CDS encoding TetR/AcrR family transcriptional regulator codes for the protein MPERKPRKDAARNREAVLAAADALFARSQSPDDVTMADVAVAAGVGKATLFRAFGDRAGLLRALYEARLEPIRDAVEAGPSPLGPATPPHQRVPALLDAVLCFKLDNRRLALALEESGSSSPYQAEHYVRWHGLLQAVLEQIPGLTDSGFTAHALLAATRADLVEHLAGEERIPRERMRAQLANFVTRVLASGPLQVVDRRGVIEDRASP
- a CDS encoding nuclear transport factor 2 family protein, coding for MSAPTSPADLYRHSLRLLLDKNIADWVGLWDEDGIMEFPFAPPGWPERLEGKETIAAYMRHYPDHIDLHDFPDLRIHQTTDPGTIVVEMRGVGRLVETDAPFDMTYIAVVTVQHGRIASYRDYWNPLAVLEPGTDFTGSSR